The Terriglobia bacterium DNA segment CTATCTGCTGGTCCCGCCCGATTGGGTGGACATTCCGCATCTCTACCTCTGGACTCTGCCCTCCCTGGTGATCGCCCTGGGAGTAGCTCTGGCCGCCGCTCAGCATCGCCTGGAAAAAAAGAAGGAAGCGTGGGCGGAGATCGCGCACCTGCGCGAGCTGGTCGAATATCGCGAGCGCGAGCGCGATCTGGCGCAGCAAGAGCTGGTGAACCGCATTAACGCCGAGCGCAACCTGGCGCGCGATAAGATGCAGTTTGAGGCACAGCTCGCGGCCTACGAAAAATACGCGGCGCTGGCGCAACTGGCGCTGGGCGCGGCCCACGAGATCAACAATCCCCTGCTCGGGATTTTGTCGCACCTCGAGCTGGAGTGGAAAGCGACGGATGATCCCGAACGGCGCGAGGAGATCGAGCAGTGCATCGCGGGCACCAAGCGCATCTCGTCCACCATTCGCGGGCTGATCAACTACGCGCGTCCCGGCCCGCTGCAGCTCACGAAGATCCATATCGGCCGTCTGGTGGAGGACACGCTGGCGTTCCTGCGCCACCAGCCGATGTTCCGGGCCATCAAGCTGGAGACTCTCATCGCGCACGATTTGCCCGCCATCACCGCCGACTCCAACCAGCTCTCGCAGATCCTGATGAACCTGTTGCTCAACGCGGCGGAAGCCATGCCCGACGGCGGCAGCATCGCCATCGACGTGCACAAACTCAAGTTCACCGAAAGTGTGGAGCTTTCCGTGTCGGACACCGGTAGCGGAATTCCCGCCGATATCCTGCCGCACGTGCTGGAGCCGTTCTTCACCACCAAGCGCGGCAAGGGCACCGGCCTGGGCCTGAGTATCAGTCACGCCTACGCGCGCAGCCACGGCGGGGACATCAAGGTCGAGAGCATTCCCGACCGCGGCACGACCGTGCGCATCGTGCTGCCCATCCGGCAGGAAGGAAAGATTGAAAGGCAGCCGGAGTCGTCGGGCGATCTGGTGGTCGGATGATTGCGGAATCGGGTAATCGGGAAATCGAACCGCACGTTCAGAAGTTTTCCGATTCCGCAGGTACCCGATTACGCAGTTACGGAGTTGAGTAAAACGAGGCGAACGCGATGGCGTATTCGATTCTGGTTGTGGACGACGAGGCGCTAACCCTGCGCACCATCTCGCGGGCGCTGCGCGATGAAGGGTTCGAAGTCTTCCTTGCCACGACCGGCGAAGAGGCGCTGGAAATCTTCGCGCGCGAGCATCCGGCGGTGGTCATGCTGGACGTGGTGCTGCCCGGCATCGACGGCATCGAAGTGCTGCGCCAGATCAAGCGCCAGAGCCCGGGCACGATCGTGGTCATGATGAGCGCCTACCACATGATCGACCGCGCGGTGGAGGCCATGAAGCTGGGCGCACATGACTACCTGAGCAAGCCCTTCCACCTCGCCGACATGGTGAACACCATCCGGCGTGCTCTGGAGATGCTGGCGCTGCGCGTGCGCGTAAGCGAGTCGGTGGAGACGGCGAAGGGCCGCTACGACTTCGGGATGGTGAAAACCATTAATCCGGAGATGCAACACCTGCTGGAAATCTGCGAGAAGGCGGCGCAGTCGGAGCACACGACCATCCTCATTCTGGGCGAGAGCGGAACCGGCAAGGGCGTGCTCGCCAAGGCGCTGCACTATAACAGTCCGCGGGCGCAGATGCCGCTGCTGGAGCTGAACTGCGCGGCCATGCCGGACACGCTGCTGGAAAGCGAACTGTTCGGCTACGAGCCGGGGGCCTTCACCGACGCGCGCCGCCGCAAGGAAGGCCTGCTGGAGCGAGCGCAGGGCGGCACGGTGTTTCTCGACGAGATCGGCAACATGTCGGCCAGCGTGCAGGCCAAGATCCTGCGTGTGCTGGAGGAAGGCACCTTCATGCGGCTGGGCGGGACGCGGCTGATCAAGGTGGACGTGCGCATCATCGCGGCAACCAATAGCAACCTGAAGGACGCGGTAGCGCGGGGGCAGTTCCGGGAAGACTTGTTTTACCGGCTGAATGTGCTGCCGATCACCCTGCCGCCGCTGCGCGAGCGCAAAGAGGACATACTGCCGCTGGCGGTCGCACTGCTGGAGCGCTTTAACAAGGAGATGAAAAAGAGCTTCACCGGGTTCACGCCGGCGGCGGCGGAGCTGCTCAAGCGGCATCTGTGGCCGGGAAATATCCGCGAGCTGAAGAACGTGATCGAACGCACCATGATCCTGGCGCCCGAGGGCGACATTGACGCCGAGTATCTGCCGGAGGAGATTCGCGATTATTCCGAGCCGGTGGAGACGCACGAGCCCTCGCACATGGACCTTTCCCCGACCGGACAGCAGTGGGTCACGCTGCGCGAGTTGGAGGAGCGCTACATCCACGAGGTCCTGACGCTTACGGGAAACAACAAGGCGCAGGCGGCGCGGATCCTGGGTATTCATCCCACCTCGATTCTTCGGCGTCTTAAGAAGGAGCAGGAAGAGGACAAGGTCGAGACGGCGTCAGAATAGGCTTCAGGCGCGAGTTTCAGGCGGAGTTAATATCGCCCTGCTCCACCCGGTTCAAACCCTCGTTTCTTTCAGAGTTTCCGCGAGAAGTTTTGTGTCGTCGGAAATAATCCCGTCAGCTGCCAGGCCGGCGCAGCGGCGCATTTCGCGCTCGTGGTTTACGGTCCAGACAAATACCTTCTTGCCGGCGGAACGAAGCGTCTTCACAATTCCCGGTGTGAGCAGGCGGCGCTCGAGAAACAGCGCATGGATGGGCAGGAGAGTCCACGCGGCAAGTTGGCGGTGCGAGTCGCAGATCAGGCCGAGCGGGAGAGTTTGGTCGGTGGCGTAGAGGCGCTCGATCGCCTGCGGCAGGAAGGACGAGACGAAGTAACCCCGCTGGGGCGGGCACTCGCGCAGCATGGTGGCAACGTCGGCTTCCAGCCCGGTGACCTTCAGTTCGATATCGAGAAAAGCGCGCGGAGCGAATCTTGCCAGGACCTCGGGAAGGCAGGGCGTCCCGGGCGCCAGTTGCTGGTAGCGTGATTCCTCGATGTCGCGGCCGGCGAGGCGTGGGCCGTGGCAGATGACGCAGCGGCGGTCGGCGGTGAGGCGAACGTCGAGTTCGAAGCCGTCGCAGCCGTGCGCGAGAGCGAGTTCGAAGGCGGCAAAGGTGTTTTCGGGAGCATAACGGCGGGCGCCGCGGTGGCCGAGCAGCAACAAGTTAGTCGAGGTCGAAGTCGCGGATGCGCGGCGTGTCGGGCGTTTCCTTGGCCCGCTTGATGGCTTCCTGGAATTTCTTTTCCAGCAGGTCGGCGCTGTTTTTCTGCGCCTGCACGGATTGCTGGAAGAGCGATTCCTTGCGGCTTTCCTGCTCTTTCATGGCGCGCGCGGCTGCTTCCAGATCGGCGAAGGTCTTGGGTTTGACGGCAGCGGTGTGGGCGATAACCGCTTGCGTGGCCGGGTCAACCTTCAGCACCGCGCCGCAGCAGGGGCAGCCGAGCTCGAACGCGGGAGCGGGTTTGGCGGTGTGTTTGGCCATAGGAGAATGATAGCAGAATCGTCGTTGGTCGTTATTCGTTCGCGGCCATGCGCCAGCATTTGCGAACCACCCAGAGCCAACGACCGGGTGTCATTTCGCCCCTACCTGCCACAGCAGGAATCCCAGTTCATCGGTGAGGTCGTCGATCTGCTTATTGATGGCGATGCCGCCGCGGGCGTGACCGGCGCGGGTGTCGTAGTGCAGCAAGACGGGATTGCTATCGCCGTTGTCGGCCTGCAGCAGCGCCGCCATCTTGCGCGCGTGCAGCGGGGCCACGCGCGTGTCGGAATCGCCGGTGACGAACATCACGGCAGGATATTTGGCGCCGGGCTTGACGTTCTGATACGGCGAGTAGGCGCGCAGGTAGTTGAATTGTTCGGCGCTTTCCGCGGCCGATCCGTACTCCGGCACCCAGAAACGAGCGACGAGGAATTTTTCGTAGCGCAGCATGTCCAGCAGCGGATAGTCGCAAATCACGGCGCGGAACAGGTCCGGACGCTGGGTGAGGGCGGCGCCGACCAGCAGTCCGCCGTTGGAGCCGCCGCTGATCGCGAGTTTTGAAGGGTCGGTGTACTTGTGCGCAATCAGCCACTCGGCGGCGGAAAGAAAGTCGTCGAAAACATTCTGCTTGTTCTGCAGCATACCGGCCTTGTGCCACTTCTCGCCGAACTCGCCGCCGCCGCGCAGGTTGGGACGCGCGTAGACGCCGCCGTTCAGCGCCCAGACCGCAGCCGTGGCGGAGAAATTGGGCGTCAGGCTGACGCGGAAGCCACCGTAGCCGGTGAGCAGCGTGGGCAGCTTGCCGTCCGGCACAGTTCCCTTTTTGAAGACCAGGAACATGGGAATGCGGGTGCCGTCCTTGGATTCGTACCAGACCTGCTCGGTCTGAATCTGCTCGGTCGGGATGGGCACGGTGACGCGCGCCCACGCTCTCTGCCTCCCGGTGGAAACGGAATAGCTGAAAATGGCGCGCGGCGTGGAGAAGGAACTGAAACTGTAGAAAGCTTCGTCCTGGTTCCAGCGCCCGCGCACCAAGGCGGCGCCGATCTCGGGAAGCTCGACGTCCCGCACGAACTTGCCGCTGGGATCGAAAACCTTGATATGGGTCACCACATTTTGCAGGTAGGTCACAAACAACTTGCCGCCGGCGGCGACGCAATCTTCGATCGGCGAAGCGCTCTCGGCAATGATGGTCTTCCAATTCGCGCGCGCGGGGTTGCGAAGATCAATGTCGAGGATACGGCCGTTGGGCGCTTCCCAGTTGGTCTTGACGAACAGGTGGTCGTCGGCAATGTCGAAGTCAAATGCGGCGTTAATGTCGTTGACGATGGTGCGAACCGAACCGCCGACCTGCAGGTCCTGGAAGTAGAGTTCAACCTTTTCCGCGGCTGAGCCGTGGCCCACCTGGAAGACAAGATAGCGGCCATCGGGCGACAGGTCCGTGCCGATATATTCGCCGACGCCGTACTCGTGGCCGAAGATTTCCTTGTCGGCGGCGGCGTCGGTTCCCATGATGTGCATATAGACGCGCGGACCGATGCCCGGCGTGTATTTAGCGTAGTACATCGTCTTGTGGTCGGGCGCGATGTCAAAGCTGCCATAGCGCGCGGCGGGGAAAGTGTCGGGCAAGGGACGGCGGCTGCTGACCTCGAGAATGGCAACAGTGGTTTCGTCGGCGCCGCCTTTGCGCAGTCCGTAGGCGAGCAGCTTGCCGTCCTCGGAGCCGCCTTCGATGACCACCGAAGTGCTGGCGTCGGGCGTGAGCGTGTTGGGGTCCACCAGCACGGTTTCCTTGCCTTTTTCGCGCACGCAGAGCATGTCCAGGTTCTGGTCGGCATGGCGGCGCAGGTAGAAGTAGCGGTCGCCGCGGCGAACCGGCGTGTTGATGCTGTCGATCTTCATCACCTTGGCGATCTGTTCGCGCAACGCGGCGCGGCCGGTGTAAGCGGAGAGGACTTTCTGCGTGTAGGAGTTCTGGGCGTCAATCCAGGCGCGCGTCGCCGGGCTGTTCTGATCCTCGAGCCAGCGGTAGGGATCCTTGATGGCGACCCCGAAGTAGGTGTCGGTGGCGTCGTGAACCGGAGTGGCCGGCGGCTTGGGCGCTTGCTGGTCGGCGGCGAACAGCGACGCGCCCGTGACAGTGATGACGACGATGAAGCGACTGACGCGGGACAATGGCATGAGCAAGGTCCTCCGAGGTGGGAACGCAAGATGATACCAGAGGCTTACAGTCTATCGGTGTATCGACGACACGCTATCTGAGCCGGATTTGTTGGCTCGGCCACGGTCACAAACGGGAGGAAGTCACGTTATACTCGCGCGCATGGCGTGCCACGAACTGTTGCAGTTGCGCAAGCAGGCAACGAAGCTCAAGAGTCAGATTGACGAACAGCGCAAAAAAGCGCTCGCCAAGGCAGCGCACATACGCCAGGGGCGGCCGTCAGGCAAGAGCGAGTACGTTCCTTTTCTGCAGCGCAAGCTGAACCGGCTGGCGGAGAGCATCGAGCGCCACATCGCTGAGCACCGATGCCAGGAGTAGGAGGAGAATAAGAAGTCAGAAGTAAGAAGTCAGAAGTAATTCTCCTTCTGACTTCTTCATTTTCAAATCCTTGTTCATCAGGCGACGGCGCCCTTGCGGAATGACCGGACGGCCTTGTCCTCGCCATCGAAGACTTCAAAGACGGTCAGCAGCTTGGTGACCTGGAGCAGTTCGCCGACGCGGTGCGTCAGGTTCGCCAGCTTGATCGTGCCGCCGCCGCTGCGGGCGGAGGTGAAAAGGCCGACGAGCGTGCCGAGGCCGCCGCTGTCGATATAGTTCACGTCCGCCAGATTGATGACGATGTCCCTGGAGGTCTTCAGCAGTTCCTTGACGGTCTCGCGCAGCATGAGCGATTCGTCGCCAAAGATGATGCGCCCATGGCAGTCCACCACGGTAATGCCGTCAATCATGCGGGTGCCGAGCTTCAGAGTCATACCACACCTCCACCGCAAAACCCGAGCGGCAAAAATGTAGCCCTCCCCGGGGCGGAATGCAAGAGGAGAGGGTTGCAAGTCGTGAGTCCCGAGTTTTGATTCCCGAGATGGATTTTGCCCGCGATAAAACGAATTCCAAACACAGGAGGCTGGTTCTAGCTCTGTAGTTGTTGTCGTTTGTATACTGCCTGCAGCGGAGGCGCTTATGCGCGAGCGCGCGCCCTGGTGGGTGTGGTTCCTGGCCTCGACCTTTGTCCTGTACGGCGCCTTCGCGCTCTATGTAAACCTCTTCGGACCTGAACCGATCGGGGCTACTTTTGATTTCCCGCAGAAACGGATGGTCCTGCTCACCATCGAGCCCGGTGGACCAGCCGACCGAGCCGGGCTGCGCGCCGGCGACGTCCTGATCAGCGCTGACGGGATTCCTTTGCGAAGCCTTATGGGCTGGGTCGCTGCGCGGACGCAGGTGGAACTCAACCAGCCGCAGCTGCTGCAGGTGGAGCGCGCCGGGAAGCGATTCTCGGCGCAACTGATCGCCATCCAGCACGTGCGCAAGGTCGCCACAATCCCCGGCTTCATGTTCCCGTTCGTCGTAGCCGCGAAGTTGGTAACCATCGTGCTGGTGTTCCTTATCCTCTGGCAGCGGCCGCGCGACAAAGTGGCGCTTCTTGCTGCCTGGTCGCTGGCCTGCTGGGCCGGCGCCACGGCCATCCTCAACACCGGGATGGCAGCCACCTTGCGACATCTGCCTCCGGGGACGGGCCTGCTGATGGCGCTGCCCTTTTACTGCAACACCTTCTTGATGGCGGCCATTCTCTTCACCTTCTGTGCCATGTTTCCGCGCCGGCTGTTCCGTTCACCCTGGCCCTATGTAGCAGCGTGGGCGCCCTTGCTGACCTTGGCGGTCCTCTCGCTTCCGTTTTGGTACTCGGTGGCGTACCGCCCGGAAGCGTTGCGGGACAACGTGCCGGATTGGCTGTGGCGAGCCGCGATGAGGATCTTCCTGTTGACCGCCGCCGCGGCCATCGTCGCGCTGATCATGAATTACCGGCGCCTCAAAGACATTAACGAGCGCCGGCGGGTCCGGGTCGTGGTTGCCGGAGTTGCTCTTTCCTGGATTGTGTTAATTCCGTTTCTAATTGCCTTCGATGTGGACCCCAATCATCCCGTGGCTCGGGTCTTTGCCAATCCCGTGCTCGGACCGCTGCTCATCCTGCTCATGCTGGCATCACCCGCCTGCATGACCTACGCCGTGCTGCGCCATCGCGTCTTCGACGTGAGCGTCATGATTCGCCAGGGATTGCAGTACGCGGTGGCGCGCCGGGCGCTGCTGGCGCTGGCGCCGCTCATGACCGTGCTCCTGGTAGCCGACCTGATGACCCACCGACAGCAAACGGTCGGGCAAGTGGTGGGCGAGCGCGGGTGGATTTACATCGTGCTCGGCA contains these protein-coding regions:
- a CDS encoding prolyl oligopeptidase family serine peptidase → MPLSRVSRFIVVITVTGASLFAADQQAPKPPATPVHDATDTYFGVAIKDPYRWLEDQNSPATRAWIDAQNSYTQKVLSAYTGRAALREQIAKVMKIDSINTPVRRGDRYFYLRRHADQNLDMLCVREKGKETVLVDPNTLTPDASTSVVIEGGSEDGKLLAYGLRKGGADETTVAILEVSSRRPLPDTFPAARYGSFDIAPDHKTMYYAKYTPGIGPRVYMHIMGTDAAADKEIFGHEYGVGEYIGTDLSPDGRYLVFQVGHGSAAEKVELYFQDLQVGGSVRTIVNDINAAFDFDIADDHLFVKTNWEAPNGRILDIDLRNPARANWKTIIAESASPIEDCVAAGGKLFVTYLQNVVTHIKVFDPSGKFVRDVELPEIGAALVRGRWNQDEAFYSFSSFSTPRAIFSYSVSTGRQRAWARVTVPIPTEQIQTEQVWYESKDGTRIPMFLVFKKGTVPDGKLPTLLTGYGGFRVSLTPNFSATAAVWALNGGVYARPNLRGGGEFGEKWHKAGMLQNKQNVFDDFLSAAEWLIAHKYTDPSKLAISGGSNGGLLVGAALTQRPDLFRAVICDYPLLDMLRYEKFLVARFWVPEYGSAAESAEQFNYLRAYSPYQNVKPGAKYPAVMFVTGDSDTRVAPLHARKMAALLQADNGDSNPVLLHYDTRAGHARGGIAINKQIDDLTDELGFLLWQVGAK
- a CDS encoding sigma-54 dependent transcriptional regulator, which codes for MAYSILVVDDEALTLRTISRALRDEGFEVFLATTGEEALEIFAREHPAVVMLDVVLPGIDGIEVLRQIKRQSPGTIVVMMSAYHMIDRAVEAMKLGAHDYLSKPFHLADMVNTIRRALEMLALRVRVSESVETAKGRYDFGMVKTINPEMQHLLEICEKAAQSEHTTILILGESGTGKGVLAKALHYNSPRAQMPLLELNCAAMPDTLLESELFGYEPGAFTDARRRKEGLLERAQGGTVFLDEIGNMSASVQAKILRVLEEGTFMRLGGTRLIKVDVRIIAATNSNLKDAVARGQFREDLFYRLNVLPITLPPLRERKEDILPLAVALLERFNKEMKKSFTGFTPAAAELLKRHLWPGNIRELKNVIERTMILAPEGDIDAEYLPEEIRDYSEPVETHEPSHMDLSPTGQQWVTLRELEERYIHEVLTLTGNNKAQAARILGIHPTSILRRLKKEQEEDKVETASE
- a CDS encoding glycerophosphodiester phosphodiesterase, whose product is MLLLGHRGARRYAPENTFAAFELALAHGCDGFELDVRLTADRRCVICHGPRLAGRDIEESRYQQLAPGTPCLPEVLARFAPRAFLDIELKVTGLEADVATMLRECPPQRGYFVSSFLPQAIERLYATDQTLPLGLICDSHRQLAAWTLLPIHALFLERRLLTPGIVKTLRSAGKKVFVWTVNHEREMRRCAGLAADGIISDDTKLLAETLKETRV
- a CDS encoding STAS domain-containing protein; translated protein: MTLKLGTRMIDGITVVDCHGRIIFGDESLMLRETVKELLKTSRDIVINLADVNYIDSGGLGTLVGLFTSARSGGGTIKLANLTHRVGELLQVTKLLTVFEVFDGEDKAVRSFRKGAVA